A window of Branchiostoma floridae strain S238N-H82 chromosome 9, Bfl_VNyyK, whole genome shotgun sequence genomic DNA:
TGACCATTTCACTCGTTAAAAACGGAGACGTGGTCTTTTGCAAAGGGTACGGCAAGCGGGATTTGAACCAAGGTCTCCCGTTGGACAACAGGACTATCTTCGGCCTCGGGTCCATTTCCAAGTCCTTCACGGCGACTCTTCTGGCTAGCGTTCTCGCTGAGAGAGATGGCGTCACATTGGACACGCCGTTAGTGGACATACTGGGACACGATTTCAGATTTCAAGACGAATTTTTGACGAAGAAGACAACTCTGCGCGACGTTCTTGCCCACAGGACGGGACTTCAGAGGTTTCCGACCAAATTGTTACAGTTCGGGATGGACATAGACAGAGCGGAGCTGACAAGGTacttgttttgatttttgtctaggccacagcaaatatttCTAAAGTGCTTATGTCATTTAAATTCTGTATTTGCAATTTCATCCATGTAACTGGTATGAACTATCTTCAAGTCGGTGTAAGAAACCGATTTCTGTAAAACCTCTCGTCGgtttaacacaccagcttctgtatctgtatatccggTAAAACCTCTCGTCGgtttaacacaccagcttctgtatctgtatatcctGTAAAACCTCTcgtcggtgtaacacaccagcttctgtatctgtatccggTAAAACCTCTCGTCGGTTtaacacaccggcttctgtatctgtatatccggTAAAACCTCTcgtcggtgtaacacaccagcttctgtatctgtacctataaATATCCGGTAAAACCTCTcatcggtgtaacacaccagcttctgtatctgtatatccggTAAAACCTCTCGtcggtgtaacacacaagcttctgtatctgtatatccggTAAAACCTCTcgtcggtgtaacacaccagcttctgtatctgtacctataaATATCCGGTTTAACGACCATCCAATGAATCACACCGGCTTCTGTTTCTGTATATCCGGTAAAACCTCTCGTCGGTGTAAAacacaagcttctgtatctgtacgtATAAATATCCGGTTTAACGACCATctgatgtaacacaccagcttctgtatctgtatccggTAAAACCTCTCGTCGGTTtaacacaccggcttctgtatctgtatatccggTAAAACCTCTCGTCgatgtaacacacaagcttctgtatctgtacctataaATATCCAGTTTAACGACCGTTCGatgtaatacaccagcttctgtatctgtatatccggTAAAACCCCTcgtcggtgtaacacaccagcttctgtatttgtatatccGGTAAAACCTCTcgtcggtgtaacacaccagcttctgtatctgtatatccggTAAAACCTCTCGAcggtgtaacacacaagcttctgtatctgaGTGTATATCCGGTAAAACCTCTCGtcggtgtaacacacaagcttctgtatctgtacctataaATATTCGGTTTAACGACCATCcgatgtaacacaccagcttctgtatctgtatccggTAAAACCACTcgtcggtgtaacacaccagcttctgtatctgtatatccggTAAAACCTCTCGTCGgtttaacacaccagcttctgtatctgtatatccggTAAAACCTCTCGtcggtgtaacacacaagcttctgtatctgtatatccggTAAAACCTCTCGtcggtgtaacacacaagcttctgtatctgtatatccggTAAAACCTCtcgtctgtgtaacacaccagcttctgtatctgtacctataaATATTCGGTTTAACGACCATCcgatgtaacacaccagcttctgtatctgtatccggTAAAACCTCTcgtcggtgtaacacaccagcttctgtatttgtatatccGGTAAAACCTCTCGTCGgtttaacacaccagcttctgtatctgtatatccggTAAAACCTCTCGTCGAtgtaacacaccggcttctgtatctgtatatccggTAAAACCTCTcgtcggcgtaacacacaagcttctgtatctgtatatccggTAAAACCTCTCGTCGGTGTAATacacaagcttctgtatctgtatatccggTAAAACCTCTCGTCGAtgtaacacaccggcttctgtatctgtatatccggTAAAACCTCTcgtcggcgtaacacacaagcttctgtatctgtatatccggTAAAACCTCTCGTCgatgtaacacacaagcttctgtatctgtacctataaATATCCAGTTTAACGACCGTTCGatgtaatacaccagcttctaCATGTATCCTTGTCTATTTATCCGGTATAACCGCTTTTCGATGTAACCGGATAATTTCTATATCTGCATCTATAGCACTCGTTcttattgaaatgtaaaaatttgcaattttttgttcgaaaaataaatcagTGAAACCTACctgattgtttaggaaaattcctctttcaACCTTagccaaaaatggcaacttatttatTTCATACAAATTGGTTATGCATTACAGGAcgggtaacaaacgttaccggtaacgtttgttacaacagtaaacccTTTTTATTCAAAAGGATTAACattattggctacatcatttaggcataagttgacgtccctagggacatttaaaaagtgggcagcatttTGAATTCTTCGTAttttctcaggcgacagccatctTTTAGTAgttgaaatcccacccgaggcCAGAATAACCTTCAAAGTCAttaaccaatatgaatgttgtggtgcatcttttgtaaaacattacaggggttgttgAAAAACAAAGGGACCATGCACTCATGCTGCctataatttgctcaatatcaagtcgtaaagtcaggcgacagcatttttgaaatttcaatgagaacgataTAACCTGTAAAACTGCTATTCAATTAAATACGTTAATTGGAGGGTCCCGTTTTTGAGGAGAGcaacacctcgagcacgttaaagaaccaaccacacttatcaaaaataggggggggggggataggaGGCATTGTACTAACTTGTAGACAACATACTCCATGACTATTAAATTTGTCTGGTGATATGATATACACGTTATTAACCTGCGGGTGGTTTGAAAGAATATTcctgacaaaaagaaatgaaacaacaTGCTTCTTAACTTCCTAAGTTCACTCATCACTTCGTCACACCAAAATGAGGTCAAATTTCGAATTAAATTATATTGTAGTTCGTAGAAGTCCTCATTAAAATAGTTACTTGTTCCACTTTACCATTATCTTTCACTCTACATGTCTGTATACATTTTCTTTATATGGTTTCTTGATACAACAATTATAACTTCAAATATGAGCATGATACtcgtttaaccctattcagaccgggcttttttggtcatccctggacgggggggggcttttgaggccctccacttctaagtcctataactctgcaacgacgtgccgtagggccaccaaattttcaagaCATAACATCGACATAATATTTGACGAGtatatgacgtttgacgttactttgatgtaagatgacgtaagtatgacgtcatcaatttgattatattggccaaacccatgaaaaaagggtattctcagaaaacttcaagttatgcgacaaaaatgtaacaacaagtgcagataacagaatgataatgtttgttacgccttgctttgccaatagcaacatcaatcacgtcaatatgacgtcataaattgacgtcatgcacatctaagatacgagttgggctctgccatattatatccaccacatttaattttcaaaaatactttttttgcaacaaataatcacaaagggcaatggaaatagacttaattaattcatttagatggtttttgatgaaaaaataccaggtagttacaaattttaagggataattagcttgtttttcttgatctggccattcggtcctccatctttgactttgggctgattacgtcatcaaattagcataatttatgcatatataattatattaaaaaaggctaaataatataagattttttttatgtaacaaaatcgcagtaatatagcaaataaatgtgaaaaatacattgttagaacccaaaaatagtgatttttggcaaaactgcctgtcaacaaacggttgccatggcaacaagaaaatatggaaaattcggtaaattgttgccaacaatattttaggaaaactcaccaaatttggtggctctagcgtaagccgttctggcgttataggacatcaaagttagcgcaggcctcaaaagtccccccccccccccccgtctgaatagggttaagcatTCCGTCCAGCCCGTAAGGAATTCTTGGACCTTCTGTAAGATCAAACACTCAATTGTCTTAATCTTTATTTGGTTAGCTCATGGCTCAAGAAGAATTGTGTGGGCGCCCTCTGGTTGTTTTTTTAGGAAATGTAGGGAATATTATGTTTGAGACTTTCTTTTGTACCCATCAGGAGGGTTCGCCACTTCTCCCAGGTCCATCCCTTCCGGTCGGTTTTCTACTACAACAACTTGCTCTACACTCTCGCGGGACACGTCGCCGAAAGGCTTGCTGGGAAACCATTGAACAGCTGTTACGGGAAAAGATCCTCCTCCCTCTGGGGAAGGAGACCTTTCAATGTTGGCCCGAGCTACCTGACATACAGTCGGGACGGACATGCTCTTCTCGTTGATCGGGAAGAAACCTTCAGGTTTGTGCAATCAAAGACTATTTCTTGTCTGTAATATGCATTTATTTACAGTTGTGCTCAGCGCTTATAAcagtttttgttctgtttcGTGTCATGAAAGAAAGAACCATCCCTCCTCTTAGAACGTCAAAACTCTTGCTCACATCGCTTATGTTGTTTGCACCATGGTCTATTTGTATTGCTAAAGCTGGCGTACAACCACATCATGTCTTGTCGACCATCCCTGAAGACGTAGACGGGGGATGCCACAAGCTACCTTAGATCCTCATTAGATCCATAATTTGAGTCACATGTGAATAAAGTATTAATAAAATCATCATATATAAATGTATCTTCCTCTCACTCTCACATTGTGTGTAGTTATGCGTGCGTACGTGCCTGTGTGTTTCAGTGTCTATAtgatatgtttgtgtgtgtttgtgtgtgtgtcgttgtgtgtgtgtctgtgtggttaatatgtacatgtatgtgtctgtgtgtctgcataggtgtgtgtgtgtgtttgtgtgtgttttcatatTCTGCCACAGGGAAGTTTAGTTATTTCAGCCTATCATGGGCCTAGGACCCGTTCCGTTGGAGAAGATGACACCTGGTCAATGAATAATGTTATTCTGTCATCAACATAACTTTCAGAATCCAGAAGCTGCATGCTCCTTCTGGAGGCATGGCGTCTAACGCGGCGGACATGGCACGGTACATGCAGCTCCACCTGAGCGGGGGGAAGGGACCGGACGGACGGACCCTGGTGCCTGATGAACTGTTCAGAGAGTCCCACACGGTACAGTTCTTCAGGCCGTACCAGCCTGACAAGGAACTCTACCGACCACAGTACCCGGTTGGAGTTAGGAACAACGGAGAAGGGTTCGGTCTGATTGTGGGGGATTACAGAGgtaaaagtactgtacataaATAAGATGTTTGTTAATCCTCAAGGCGCAATCATCAAGATTGACAGCAATAATTTTTGAAGTGCCATCTACGTGATTTTACGTTACTCTTATTTGACCATGTTGATGACATCTTTTGGGCACGGCAGAATTGAAGTGAGCatgagaaaaaaagttttacccCTTCCAAAAAAGGATACATACGAAACAACAAATCATGGTTGCTTTCAAGCGCAAGCTTGCGTGGCTTAGTACCCGGTAAGTTTCCTATGTATGCCAAGGTGTCATTCAGTTCGTCCTGCATGCAAACAGCCTCTGGATCGGTTGAGGGTACTTTCTTGCATCATGTATTGCGTCgtctacaaatgtacaacagcATCGAAATGCGTCGACGTCGTCAGTGTCCTAATCATTTGGCCTTGTGTTTTGCAAGTTGTGGAACGGCACCAGGAACGTTGTTCTGTACCGCACTACAGGCTACTACAGCCGCTTGGCGATGTCAATTCTGTTGTGCTCTCTCTTTGTctgttctctctgtctctcactctctctgtctctctctctgtctctctctttgtctctctgtctctctgtctgtctctctctctctctctctctctctctctctgtctctctctctgtctctctctctctatctctatcttTGGGGTCGGGGAGGCAAGCACCACTTACTCACTATCACAAGAGCTATCCACCACCCAAAGATTACTTCCAGACAATACCATTTTGATAACGCACCTACGAAACGTCTTTGGAATCCATCAACTGGATCTCGAGTTATACCGCCCACAAGCAAGCAGGCATTTGCTGCAGAACAGTTGGAAGCCGCTAGGACGCCCATACTCAAATTTGACCTACGTCTTAAAAACACCTACCGAATAGCATAAACATCCATTCACAGATTTTCGAATTAGTGTGGACCACAAACACACATCCGTTGCGGAATAGCTAGAAGCCGCCGGAAGAATATTTTCAACCTTGACTTCGTGTTATCAACAACTACCCACCTacacctacaaaatgtacctcgAACATCCATTCACAGCTTCGAATTCTCGAGTTATATACTTCACAAGAACCACACATGCTTTTAAATCCGCTTCACCATGGCGGAACGGAAAACACAACCCTCTTGCGTAGGTTATATTAACAACGTTTCTAATTTTGTTAATCTCTCGGTATTCCAGGCTACCGGAGACTGTTTCGTAGCGGTATTTACACGGGGTTTTCTTCGCTGATGTCGTTATTTCCGGACGCATCAGGGGGTGTGTTCACCAGTTTGAATGGCCCGGCTTTTCCAAGTCACGTTTACATTGACGTCCACAGCATCCTGCACTATCGTGTTGCGGACATGCTGCTCGGTAAGTCCATCGGCTAAGTCCACAAGCAAAAGAAGTAAAGAAAAACAGGAACAAAAATATCAGCGGAATGTATGAAAACGTCAAAAGATtatcataacacagtattttggTCTTATTCATTCCAAATTGTGAACATATTTTTCCAAATATTCGTCTATCCAATCTAAACAGTACATTTATAGCAAATTGTCTTATTTCTTTTGAATGTACTGAttcattaaccctcaaaccaccgtaacttttttgtgacgtagattaccgtatggggtcaaaactgaccccataacgttttgtacaaatacagttttttgggTGACTCTTtatgtgatttgtatatatgtatagtttcattaatctatgtgggacagtttgacatgattaggtgagaataattattgctcattatcataatttatgcaaaagatcatggggaccacattttgcactgacgctattcagaccgggtaaggttttttttttatgcctgcaccaacttcaaagtcacatagcccctGAATAGCTTATGCTATGGCCACCAAACTTGTTcccttttgagaaaatgttgatagcaatttaagtgaataaaaaaagttcatcatttttcacgttgccatggcaacggaattctgacaggcatatctATTactcaattttctaattttggcttaaacattcaagtaaaacacacttgttcatgacatcttataaaattcaacgtaaatttcatgattcaatattcataatttatgctaattttatgacgtcatcagtcaaaatcaaatatggcggccaatttaagctaaatgacgtcatagtgtcgtcatataacatgataatgacacaaaagttgttacgaTAATTTCGTTGCACATGtgcatcattctctgaaaatttcgtgatcataacgataagtagtttaggtgtgggtttcaaaagtttgtttaaaaaaatgctggggtcagttttgaccccactggaccatacataaacattctatgataacttaatcaacaatgatcCAATCTCGGTAAATACgaatgagaagttataagacttatgtacaaacaaacttgtaggaggaaatttgttttcaaccagaaatgtcataatggcacattttgatatacgtctggggtcagttttgaccccatacggtggtctGAGGGTTAACGCAATGAAGATTGTTATAAAAGCTTAAAGGGGAAATAATTTTCAAGGTTCATTTCATCGATCAGGATTGAAAGATTTTTTTCCGATTATCTCAATTTTACTTGAttattgtttagatttacatcCACTCATGGTCTTATTTCCTGGTTCGACATAAGACAAAAATACTTGGGCATAAATGTAGATGTATATAGAAATGCATTAAAGAATACTTTACCTTTGATATCATATTGATGCCACTTCCAGCAAATAAATAGACATTAAACACGGACACCAACAGCAACATCGTTATTTGTGCATCTGCAGGTTTGGAGCCATGGCTGAACACTACGACCGCCTGCAGTTTCCCGCAACCCTGGGCCACATATGACGTCAACATGACCATGCCTCCCGCACCTTCTCGCGACTTCCCGCGAGACAAACGAGACTACGAGGGAACGTTCGGTAACCCCTTATTCGGTAACCTTACCATTCGGCTCAACTCAACGGATGGTACCCTACGCTTTAAAGTTGGTCTGGTTGGCCACGGGATCCTTCTTCCAATAAGCCCTGGTAACCGCGTACTCATCAACGGGCCCCCTAGTCAATCTGCGCCAGTAGTTGCTAATTTTGAGGAAACGCAAGGGGGCGCTATCAACCGCCTGGTGATACCAGTCGCGTCTCCAGAGCCACCAGTGGTGTTTGTTAGAGGCCTGAAGCTTACGGATGTAGACGAGCTACCAACAGAGGAGGGATGtgctgtctctggtgctgaagcTACTGTCTATAAGATGTGGTCCTATTGCGTTCAGCTTGGGGTAGCCATTCTAGTTTTCACTTTCATATAGTTACACATCTGGAGACTTTAGATCTCCTCTCTAACTCTCAGTATGGTTTTCGACCAGGTAGATCAACGTCTGACCTTGTCACTGTCATTTCAGAGAAAGGTAACAGAGCTCTATCTAAATGCCAGCGGAGAGGCTCGGCTCGTTGCTCTTGACATATCCAAGGCCTTCGATAAAGTATGGCACGCTGGACTCCTTAGAAAACTAGTTGCCTGCGGTATCAGGCGCCCTATGGCCAACATGCTCTTATCTTTCCTCTCTGACAGAAAGCTAAAAGTTGTCCTCGATGGTCATTCATCTTCATCATATTCAATCAACGCCGGAGGACCTCAGGGCTCAGTTCTTGCACCAACGTTCTTTctcatattcataaatgacttgCCTGGCTATATTTTCTGTGAACTTGCTATCTACGCCGATGACTCCACCCTTTATTCTTGTTCCAACGGTCCATCATCCAATCTAGAAATGGCAGCTTGTTTAGAAAGTGATATTCGCTCGGTTGTGGAATGGGGGGATAAATGGCTAGTTACATTTAAATCTTTAAAGACCAATCCCCTTTCCGTTAATAGATATCGGGAACCTTTCCTCCCTCCCATATCTATGAATGGAGATGTGCTACAAGATAGTGACGTCTTTCGCCTGCTCGGTCTCACCCTCTCCAAAAACTTCTCCTGGAGAAGTTAGTATGTACATAGAATCCATATTGCCAAATCTGCAGCTATGAAAGTCGGTTCATTTCTCCGAGCCAGGAATTATCTCACTCCAGACATAATACTATATCCGTACAAATCCACTATCCTCCCCTGTCTGGAATACTACTGTCATTCCTGGGCAGGTGCCCCGAATGACTATCTGCAACTTCTACACCACATTCAAGAATTTTTATGGCCATTGGCAATAAGTTAGCATCTAAGCTTGACCCTCTCTCCCACAGGCGAAACGTTGCATCTCTTCCCTTTTTACCGGTACTTCCATGGCTGTTGCTCCAATGATCTCATACTACTTGTCCCTCCGATGAGAGCCTTTCAGCGCAACACTAGGTTCTCTTCAAACTCACATCGctatactgttcaattgccgGTTTCCAAGCCCTTTCCCCGGACAGCTAagttatggaactctctcgacgacaactgtttccctcctgtcttcaacttatcagccttcaaaacaaatgtccaccgctatctccatgcacagttatttccaacttcttagttcattgccttttAGTGGTCTcttgaccttgctttgaacaatctcgttTAAAAAAGTTACGTAActttgaaaaacaacataaaGACAGAAGGTTATAATACAAATTCATCTCATAGGTTATCATAtttaaaatattcattttgGATAGTCTGAGAAAACAAGTATCTTTCTCATATAACTAATTTTGAATAATGTTTTCAGAATTATGTGCTTCATATCCTCTTTACCAGGAATGACAGATCCTGTTTCCATTTATATCCAGATAGTTGGTCATTATAACATAAAGCAGTGAAGTTACAAAGGCAGAGGTCTAACCGATGATTGGAGAATAGATAATTAGTCCCCATAAGGCTGTTGTGTTTCATGTTACAAGTGACCGACTTTAGCAAAAAAACATTCTGAACCTAgccattttggggccaaattctAGCGCTGGTAAGGCCAAGGGACAAAAATTTTCTATCCGACATAAGAGTGATCAAGGACTTTATTCATCAGAATCGTTAGCTTGGACTGAAGAAATTAAAAACCAACTTCCCGAATTTTACACTTTATTAACGGACTTTAAACGTTGGATGTGAAGTAAACATTGGTATATAGTTTTTGGGGGTTTACACAATAAACTTGTGCTTGGACAATCTGTTAAATTACAACAAGATGTTGTAAATACCAGGGTTCTGATGCATGacatttttacatgtactgtatttgtCGGATGATTTCGGTCGAAATCTTGCAATTGAAAGGAATAAAAAGCAGAAATAGAgatcatgatatttttttaagaACCGCGATCATAAATACAatattttcctaggcctaattgATAAAACATTGGGGGCTGGTTGTGTATGATACCGGCCAATAATATAGAGGCATTCTGCGATTAAGAAATTACCCTAAACCATGCCAGTCGATACcagtttgaaacaaacaaagttACTTTGGGAAGAATTGTAGTATTGaactaaataaaaaaacaacaacaaatgagtTAATTAAAgaatattttatttcaaaaattaTCGATAAAGTCACCATAAGATCACACAGTAATAACCTGCCATTTCTGTAAGTTCTGAGTTAGGGAATAACCCCCACATATAAAATTCGTTGTGTACACTGTATTAAAATAGACAATCAGCAACCGACAGGAAACAGGAGATTCTGTATCTGATAAAAGGTTATATCTATGAACCTCGGATCTGTATATTGCATATCCTAACATTGAACATGTGACGCATGATATCGGCATGATTGTAGCATACTCAAATTATTTGGTCCCGAGGGATGTCTTGTAGCCTGTGTtgacacaagctctcgctggctggggttaatgacgaCCGGCCGCTAgaagcgcgattttagtcaggctaggatGTCTTGTAGCTATAGACACTCTTCACTACATTCCACCACAGGTGTTAATTCTTGATTACTACTAATATTTTTTATCCATGACACGTGATTCGGTAGGTATTAACCACAATATAGCAATACAAGgcaaattctaaaaaaaatgcttCTCGATTAAAAACACACTTCCATTTGTCATCACAATACCATTAGAGATATTTGTGGCCTTGTAAAGCCTTAATGTAGGTATATGGATTGATAAAATTGGTTAGAAATTCAAAAGATATCCGACTTGCAACGGTACAGCGTAACTGAACATCTGGCTGACATCAGCAGGAAAGCAATTTTTCTCGTCAGCATTCAGACGGCACCGGTGAACCAATCGGGAAGGTGTGGAAGACCCTTGTGTACTTCACAGGTCACACCCTGCTGTTCTGGTTGGAACAGGTACACAACACTGCCAGGTATGAGACAAAAAAGTtatgttagcatgaaagctaTATTCTGTGTTCGTACAATCCATGATGGATTCCGATACTTTAGTTCAACACAAAAAAGAATAGCTCATCTAGTCGAAGGTGTAGCAGCACTTACATATCAAATCATCCATTACTTCGCAAAGGAGTAAATGAGGCCATCTACATTAGTGTCCACAAGGTGACACTAAACCGAGACGGGGCTGATATTGCTTGCCTGACAATGACGAGTTGTTATTCGAGTAGCCTGTCCCTAAGGTCACGTGCTCAGTGTAATTGAATTAACGCCACTGCCGTAGAATGTTGACGTAAGAGCTACTGAAATTTCGAGATGACCTTTACTATTTTAGTCTAAACGAAAGTATCAAAATCCATTTTAAAATGTAACTATTGTATAACGTTAATCTGGATTATGAGTTATGATAAAGTACTATCTGTTACTTTTGTGATATTTACTGTTTAATTTAGAAATGATGAATTGATACTACCTTATATGATGTGATTTCATTTCTCATTTTTAGTAAATATTaacgtacaaa
This region includes:
- the LOC118422896 gene encoding protein flp-like, with amino-acid sequence MANFQLVFFFSSTLLVALSPTVITAALEQDLADLDSFIQSLMECESKPIVGLTISLVKNGDVVFCKGYGKRDLNQGLPLDNRTIFGLGSISKSFTATLLASVLAERDGVTLDTPLVDILGHDFRFQDEFLTKKTTLRDVLAHRTGLQRFPTKLLQFGMDIDRAELTRRVRHFSQVHPFRSVFYYNNLLYTLAGHVAERLAGKPLNSCYGKRSSSLWGRRPFNVGPSYLTYSRDGHALLVDREETFRIQKLHAPSGGMASNAADMARYMQLHLSGGKGPDGRTLVPDELFRESHTVQFFRPYQPDKELYRPQYPVGVRNNGEGFGLIVGDYRGYRRLFRSGIYTGFSSLMSLFPDASGGVFTSLNGPAFPSHVYIDVHSILHYRVADMLLGLEPWLNTTTACSFPQPWATYDVNMTMPPAPSRDFPRDKRDYEGTFGNPLFGNLTIRLNSTDGTLRFKVGLVGHGILLPISPGNRVLINGPPSQSAPVVANFEETQGGAINRLVIPVASPEPPVVFVRGLKLTDVDELPTEEGCAVSGAEATVYKMWSYCVQLGVAILVFTFI